Proteins from one Acidobacteriota bacterium genomic window:
- the mreC gene encoding rod shape-determining protein MreC, whose translation MKLESLKERRFFLFALTLLFLLFVISISKEVADGGWLFSRLLLPPIGRLGEITHSALARLVEVKERYLEGRRVYEENLLLKARVKELEEKLLLFDEIKAENRRLTSLLGLKQKILGKTVTARVIGRGGGVGKTFIIDRGIRDGVRVDMPVIAPRGVVGKVIRASFSEAVVQLITDPNSGVAARISEGRGMGVVLGRGRRLLTFAYFSGREEELKPGRLILTSGLDGIFPKGLPLARVVKVRRRRGKLLPEIFLLPLVDLDRLEEVLIIVEREG comes from the coding sequence ATGAAGCTTGAATCGTTGAAAGAAAGGCGGTTTTTTTTGTTCGCTCTTACCCTTCTTTTTCTTCTCTTTGTCATCTCGATATCCAAGGAGGTGGCTGATGGGGGGTGGCTTTTCTCCCGACTACTCCTTCCTCCGATAGGTAGATTAGGAGAAATAACTCATTCCGCTTTAGCCCGATTGGTTGAGGTAAAGGAGAGGTATTTAGAGGGAAGGAGGGTTTACGAGGAGAACCTCCTTCTTAAAGCGAGGGTAAAGGAGCTCGAGGAGAAACTTCTCCTTTTCGACGAGATAAAGGCAGAGAACAGAAGACTAACCTCGTTGTTGGGTCTTAAACAGAAGATTTTAGGAAAGACGGTTACTGCCAGAGTCATCGGAAGGGGAGGAGGTGTGGGGAAGACCTTCATCATCGATCGTGGTATAAGGGACGGGGTCCGGGTTGATATGCCGGTAATCGCCCCTCGTGGGGTGGTAGGGAAGGTGATCAGGGCGAGTTTCAGCGAGGCGGTGGTCCAACTGATCACCGATCCAAATAGTGGGGTAGCTGCCCGGATTAGCGAGGGAAGAGGTATGGGGGTGGTTTTGGGAAGGGGACGAAGGTTGCTCACCTTCGCCTATTTTTCGGGAAGGGAGGAGGAGTTGAAACCGGGAAGGCTGATCCTCACCTCAGGACTTGATGGGATATTCCCTAAGGGACTTCCCCTCGCTCGAGTGGTAAAGGTGAGGAGAAGAAGGGGAAAACTCCTTCCTGAGATCTTTCTTCTTCCGCTCGTTGACCTCGATAGGCTGGAGGAGGTATTGATTATAGTGGAAAGGGAGGGATGA
- the mreD gene encoding rod shape-determining protein MreD — protein sequence MIRSVLYLVAIFFVAFTAQIELPIFLHPGFELLNIPLIALCHLSLRKGALSGLFIGLFVGLTADILGSGLVGVYAFSYATVGFLVGELGYRFFLTKPYLEGLVVGGAVMLNLLLVKFLSLIFSFDTPHFFSYFLLFRFLLNGLFALFLLFVLELYRRGKG from the coding sequence ATGATCCGTTCAGTTTTATACCTGGTGGCGATTTTCTTCGTCGCCTTTACAGCTCAAATTGAGCTTCCTATATTTCTCCATCCCGGTTTTGAGCTCCTTAATATCCCTTTAATCGCTCTTTGCCATCTTTCCTTGAGGAAGGGAGCCCTTTCTGGTCTCTTCATTGGACTTTTTGTAGGCTTGACGGCTGATATCTTAGGGAGCGGTTTGGTCGGGGTTTACGCCTTTTCTTACGCCACCGTTGGCTTTTTGGTGGGGGAGCTCGGGTATCGCTTTTTCCTCACCAAGCCTTATTTGGAAGGGCTGGTTGTCGGTGGAGCGGTGATGCTCAACCTCCTTTTGGTGAAATTCCTTTCGCTCATCTTCTCCTTTGATACTCCTCACTTCTTCTCTTATTTCCTCCTCTTCCGGTTCCTTCTCAATGGGCTTTTCGCCCTTTTCCTCCTCTTTGTCCTTGAACTCTATCGGAGGGGAAAGGGATGA
- a CDS encoding rod shape-determining protein: protein MFSFLASEIAIDLGTANTLIYVKGEGVVLSEPSVVVVNKETGKLEAVGAEAKEMLGRTPGRIIAVRPLKDGVIADFDLTEEMLTYFIKRAYRRGLWVRPRVVIAIPSGITQVEKRAVRDAALKAKASEVYLVEEPMAAAIGAGLPVDEPTGSLIVDIGGGTTEVASISLGGIVSSTSIRVAGNEMDEAIINYIKKKYNLLIGEVTAERVKIELGSAYPFEEESRLEIKGRDLLEGIPKTVTVSDGEIRAALSETVNAIIQAVKHTLEQTPPELAADFVDRGIILSGGGSLLKNFDKRLREETGLPVFYAEKPLEAVVLGTGRLLEDQALLKRIAVN from the coding sequence TTGTTCTCTTTTCTTGCTTCAGAGATAGCGATAGATTTGGGAACTGCTAACACCCTGATCTATGTCAAGGGGGAAGGGGTAGTTCTCTCTGAGCCCTCAGTGGTGGTGGTGAATAAGGAGACAGGCAAACTGGAAGCGGTTGGTGCCGAGGCAAAGGAGATGTTGGGTAGAACCCCGGGACGGATCATTGCCGTTCGTCCTTTAAAGGATGGGGTTATCGCCGATTTTGACCTCACCGAGGAGATGCTTACCTACTTCATCAAGCGGGCATACCGGCGGGGACTTTGGGTTCGCCCTCGGGTGGTTATTGCTATCCCCTCGGGGATAACCCAGGTAGAGAAGAGGGCGGTGCGGGATGCGGCGCTTAAGGCGAAGGCGTCTGAGGTCTATCTGGTGGAGGAACCGATGGCGGCAGCTATTGGCGCCGGACTTCCTGTTGATGAGCCGACCGGTAGTTTGATCGTCGATATCGGAGGCGGTACCACCGAGGTGGCGTCCATCTCCCTCGGTGGTATTGTAAGTTCTACCTCGATCCGAGTAGCCGGCAACGAGATGGATGAGGCGATAATCAACTATATTAAGAAGAAGTACAACCTGCTCATCGGCGAGGTAACTGCCGAGCGGGTAAAGATAGAGTTAGGTTCCGCTTACCCCTTTGAGGAGGAAAGTCGCCTTGAGATAAAGGGGCGAGACCTTCTCGAGGGGATACCGAAGACGGTGACCGTATCGGATGGAGAGATAAGGGCAGCCCTTTCCGAGACGGTCAACGCCATTATTCAAGCGGTGAAACACACCTTAGAGCAGACCCCACCCGAACTCGCTGCCGATTTCGTTGATCGGGGAATAATCCTCTCTGGAGGAGGCTCCTTGCTCAAGAACTTTGACAAGAGGCTAAGGGAGGAGACTGGGCTCCCGGTCTTTTATGCTGAAAAGCCCTTGGAGGCGGTCGTTTTGGGAACGGGGAGGCTTCTTGAAGATCAGGCGCTTCTTAAGAGGATCGCCGTCAACTGA
- a CDS encoding FecR domain-containing protein — MEEKKRKVYKTGGVSIDWFTVSYRTIIIWVVVLSVILGGVGYVFYRSHMRNSPKMRARREIRAAAEALGQLKRIKEAESYLGKPQELLLRAQTAYKIEDYKNAFEYAKNSREEATSLLARYGREGGGGFAYLTSFEGRVQVKRKGEVAWEEIRAKRALPLAPGDMVKTAAGSLAQVLFFDGTSYTIQPDSLVVIQKSYEDPVSKSREVSVKLSSGTVDLATVKGSGAGYSSIVSDAAKTVVTGEAKARMRFNPARKEAEVAVLKGEAEVEHKGKRLLLSSLERVKVLVTKGFSGKKKMLPPPILLSPVHERQFLGKGGEIGKIKVNFSWQEVLGAKGYILEVSRTPLFSKPVIRKQVQNNWIALSGFSPGLYYWRVAVIGANGERSPFSDELKFRMRKAEGSFSNEDKTPPVLSIDELIPFGNIFLVTGKTEPGVLLTVNSQRIDVDEDGGFKDFVTLYKVGKNKLVFVAQDPSGNKTVVTKEVYVEVY; from the coding sequence ATGGAGGAGAAGAAGAGAAAGGTTTATAAAACAGGGGGTGTCTCTATTGACTGGTTCACCGTCTCTTACCGTACCATTATCATCTGGGTGGTGGTGCTCTCGGTGATTCTGGGGGGAGTGGGGTATGTCTTTTATCGTTCCCATATGAGAAACTCTCCCAAGATGCGTGCCCGCAGGGAGATAAGAGCGGCAGCAGAGGCGCTCGGTCAATTGAAGAGGATCAAGGAAGCGGAGAGCTATTTGGGTAAGCCCCAAGAGCTTCTACTCCGAGCCCAGACTGCTTATAAGATTGAGGACTACAAGAATGCTTTTGAGTACGCCAAAAATAGTCGGGAAGAAGCAACAAGCCTCCTCGCCAGATATGGAAGAGAAGGTGGGGGAGGCTTCGCCTATCTCACCTCATTTGAGGGTAGGGTTCAGGTTAAAAGGAAAGGGGAGGTGGCTTGGGAGGAGATTCGAGCTAAGAGGGCGCTTCCCTTGGCTCCCGGGGATATGGTGAAGACAGCAGCCGGTTCCCTGGCTCAGGTGCTCTTTTTCGACGGTACAAGTTATACCATTCAACCGGATTCCTTAGTTGTTATCCAGAAGAGCTACGAGGACCCGGTATCCAAGAGCCGGGAGGTATCAGTTAAGTTGAGCTCGGGTACGGTGGATCTTGCTACTGTTAAAGGAAGTGGCGCTGGTTATTCGAGCATTGTTTCCGATGCAGCGAAGACGGTGGTTACCGGAGAGGCGAAGGCGCGGATGCGGTTCAATCCGGCAAGGAAGGAGGCAGAGGTGGCTGTGTTGAAGGGGGAGGCTGAGGTAGAACACAAGGGGAAGAGACTACTTCTTTCTTCGCTCGAGCGGGTTAAGGTGCTGGTAACCAAGGGGTTTAGCGGGAAGAAGAAGATGCTTCCTCCTCCGATCCTCCTTTCTCCAGTTCATGAGCGCCAATTTTTAGGGAAGGGGGGTGAGATAGGGAAGATAAAGGTCAACTTTAGCTGGCAGGAGGTTCTTGGGGCTAAAGGGTATATCCTCGAGGTATCGCGGACCCCCCTGTTCTCCAAGCCGGTGATAAGGAAGCAGGTGCAGAACAATTGGATAGCCCTCTCAGGTTTTTCCCCGGGACTTTACTATTGGCGGGTGGCAGTGATAGGGGCGAATGGAGAGAGGAGCCCGTTCAGTGATGAGTTGAAGTTCAGGATGAGGAAGGCAGAGGGGAGCTTCTCCAACGAGGATAAGACCCCACCCGTCCTTTCAATTGATGAGCTTATTCCTTTCGGGAATATCTTCCTCGTTACCGGCAAGACGGAGCCAGGGGTACTGCTTACGGTGAACAGTCAGCGAATAGATGTGGATGAGGATGGCGGTTTTAAGGATTTTGTCACCCTGTACAAGGTGGGGAAGAACAAGCTCGTCTTCGTGGCTCAGGACCCAAGCGGGAACAAGACGGTGGTGACCAAAGAGGTATATGTAGAGGTATATTGA